In the Bacillota bacterium genome, one interval contains:
- a CDS encoding type IV secretory system conjugative DNA transfer family protein, whose translation MTLRVFQGIGKSDFSRIRDCLQEKKAVILLGAAAVCIVALAYLWPVPGFLTLLLLAGLVFDRSRGKHAAVLLVPVCAFLFAVTFAYTVNFLQSLPKLDLQEHRFIERQAPPVVWQSWLSGRKLHNPANRAGRLGLVLGGAVGLLLSFYAGGRGGREHSARRVHGLPVAENAAKGTRRWAGDADLVHVANFGPPKEGEEGGFGGGTVIGKLDGRIVRLYPDKCIPPLPQHAAVIAGTGGGKSYSFVVPNAVAAAVEGESLVLTDPKGELACLLSPWLRSRGYEVFVFNLMQPEWGNCWNPVLECRDDEEITAFATAIVQNAVADRSGYFMMKEIQLLKALVYLLRADFPEEQTHLRSALSLLSWPAEVLNERFEKAYKTGSLRLEGYEEWRGAVSSNYDNAVSGLSAKLNVARTASVAQLLSRHEIDLSAIGRGKAALFCVIPVGAGHLRPVLAAFYYFFFRRLYGLAAENGGKLPNSTRFLLDEFANIGQVPGFREVISTARSLGIKIQFVLQGLKQLQDNYGAADAENIMANCPIQLFLGGDDATTTRYFSSRLGEAAVYAETERKNVTLPWNRVEMPKRTETVVRRPLMEPEELSGMDPLAAVALVRWTLPLYLRKIDWMKDLPQAREIRGTAVETLAEVVPQRAAEVQIPPLPEGAPIEQKKRNRSFERGGKETTVAGDFDAAEMVEDLFRRAGEG comes from the coding sequence CATTGGAAAATCGGATTTTTCGCGGATACGCGATTGCCTTCAAGAGAAGAAGGCGGTTATTTTACTGGGCGCAGCAGCTGTATGCATTGTTGCTCTCGCCTATCTCTGGCCTGTTCCCGGTTTTCTTACGCTTTTACTTTTAGCCGGTCTCGTTTTCGACCGGAGCAGGGGAAAGCACGCTGCTGTCTTGCTGGTGCCGGTCTGCGCTTTTCTTTTTGCCGTAACTTTCGCCTACACCGTAAACTTCTTACAGTCTTTACCGAAGCTCGACCTTCAGGAGCACCGCTTCATAGAACGCCAGGCTCCCCCGGTAGTGTGGCAGTCCTGGCTTTCCGGCCGCAAACTGCACAACCCCGCAAACCGGGCCGGGAGGCTTGGCCTGGTGCTGGGTGGCGCTGTGGGTCTCCTGCTGTCCTTTTACGCCGGAGGAAGAGGCGGCAGAGAGCACAGCGCCAGGCGGGTTCACGGCCTGCCGGTCGCGGAAAACGCCGCAAAGGGAACGCGGCGCTGGGCCGGAGACGCGGACCTGGTTCACGTGGCGAATTTCGGCCCTCCAAAAGAAGGAGAAGAGGGAGGGTTTGGCGGGGGCACGGTTATCGGAAAGCTGGACGGGAGAATCGTTCGCCTTTATCCGGATAAATGTATTCCCCCGCTCCCTCAACACGCTGCCGTGATCGCAGGCACGGGCGGGGGAAAAAGCTACTCCTTTGTGGTTCCGAACGCGGTCGCGGCGGCAGTGGAGGGAGAGAGCTTGGTGCTCACCGACCCGAAAGGGGAACTCGCCTGCCTGCTGTCCCCCTGGCTCAGGTCAAGGGGTTACGAAGTGTTCGTGTTCAACCTCATGCAGCCGGAGTGGGGGAACTGCTGGAACCCGGTTCTGGAATGCCGGGACGACGAGGAAATCACCGCTTTTGCAACTGCAATCGTGCAGAACGCGGTGGCCGACAGGTCCGGGTACTTCATGATGAAGGAAATCCAGCTTCTGAAAGCGTTAGTCTACCTGCTCCGCGCCGATTTCCCGGAGGAGCAGACCCACCTCCGCTCTGCGCTCAGCCTCCTCTCCTGGCCGGCGGAGGTGCTGAATGAACGGTTCGAAAAAGCGTATAAAACGGGCAGCCTGCGGCTTGAAGGCTACGAAGAATGGCGCGGCGCGGTCTCGAGCAACTACGACAACGCCGTAAGCGGTCTTTCGGCCAAGCTGAACGTGGCGCGGACGGCATCCGTGGCGCAGCTCCTTTCCCGGCACGAAATAGATCTCTCCGCAATAGGGCGGGGGAAGGCCGCCCTTTTCTGCGTTATCCCCGTCGGTGCGGGGCATTTGCGGCCCGTGCTGGCGGCGTTTTACTATTTCTTTTTCAGGCGCCTCTACGGGCTTGCCGCGGAGAATGGGGGAAAGCTCCCGAATTCGACGCGCTTTTTGCTCGACGAGTTCGCGAATATCGGGCAGGTGCCGGGGTTCAGGGAGGTCATCTCCACCGCCCGGAGCCTCGGAATAAAAATCCAGTTCGTGCTGCAGGGGCTGAAGCAGCTGCAGGACAACTACGGGGCGGCCGACGCCGAGAACATCATGGCGAACTGCCCCATCCAGCTCTTTCTGGGCGGGGACGACGCCACGACCACCCGGTACTTTTCGTCTCGCCTGGGAGAGGCGGCGGTGTATGCCGAGACCGAGAGGAAGAACGTCACGCTGCCCTGGAACCGCGTCGAGATGCCGAAGCGGACCGAAACCGTTGTCCGAAGGCCCCTTATGGAACCTGAAGAGCTCTCCGGCATGGACCCGCTCGCGGCGGTGGCCCTGGTCAGGTGGACGCTTCCGCTTTATCTCAGAAAGATCGACTGGATGAAAGACCTTCCCCAGGCGCGGGAAATCCGGGGAACGGCGGTAGAGACGCTCGCGGAGGTCGTGCCGCAGCGGGCGGCGGAGGTACAGATCCCGCCCCTGCCTGAAGGAGCGCCCATCGAGCAGAAGAAGAGGAACCGCTCGTTTGAACGGGGCGGAAAAGAGACTACTGTTGCAGGCGATTTCGACGCGGCGGAAATGGTGGAAGATTTGTTCCGAAGGGCGGGAGAAGGATGA
- a CDS encoding 30S ribosomal protein S1 has protein sequence MTSVIKPEGYVAAADPWEVIHDAYERGRTMEAYVTRVTWPDGVSPVWEVIFPAVNGAGIRGLIPASESGLADKSLMQRFAGQIIRVKVKGIRKEDGMVACSRGEAVSEAQAAVFEHIKEGEIIDCVVRAVLPRNNDRPPRLLLDVGGGVLVEVPANRATYSTTLPLSVQFVPGQPVKAKVVRTAPQQGIIDVSVRDALPDPWEKADFRRGDFVAGTVRALRDITDSKGRLRKHVFVEVPPGVLGIAPYPPRYGCRRGSNVNCIVKKFDRAEHLLRLELVGRRY, from the coding sequence ATGACTTCTGTGATTAAACCCGAAGGATATGTTGCGGCGGCCGATCCGTGGGAGGTAATTCACGATGCTTATGAACGGGGTCGGACAATGGAGGCGTACGTCACGCGCGTCACTTGGCCGGACGGAGTTTCTCCCGTTTGGGAAGTTATATTTCCTGCCGTGAATGGCGCCGGGATCCGTGGACTTATACCGGCTTCCGAATCCGGCCTGGCAGATAAAAGCCTCATGCAAAGGTTTGCTGGCCAAATCATAAGGGTGAAAGTCAAAGGAATTAGAAAAGAGGACGGCATGGTTGCCTGCTCCCGGGGCGAGGCCGTGTCAGAGGCGCAGGCAGCGGTATTTGAGCACATCAAAGAAGGGGAGATTATCGACTGCGTTGTTCGTGCGGTTCTGCCTCGCAACAATGATAGACCGCCCCGATTGCTCCTCGACGTCGGGGGAGGGGTCCTGGTCGAGGTACCTGCTAACCGCGCTACTTACTCGACGACCTTGCCTCTATCTGTCCAATTTGTGCCCGGGCAGCCTGTCAAAGCTAAAGTGGTGCGGACTGCTCCCCAGCAGGGGATTATAGATGTTTCGGTCAGGGACGCTCTTCCCGATCCCTGGGAGAAAGCGGATTTTCGCCGCGGCGATTTCGTAGCCGGCACGGTGCGGGCGTTGCGCGACATCACTGACTCGAAAGGGAGGCTTAGAAAGCATGTTTTTGTGGAGGTTCCGCCGGGCGTTTTGGGTATAGCTCCTTATCCCCCTCGCTACGGTTGCCGCCGGGGCAGCAATGTAAATTGCATTGTCAAGAAGTTTGACAGGGCGGAACACCTGCTCAGACTGGAGCTTGTGGGGAGGCGCTATTAA
- a CDS encoding metal-dependent hydrolase: protein MRGYTHAAAGALAGALVGHCTGVPAGGAAALGALAALLPDIDHPGSIIGRRLRPASVLLEVAAGHRTITHTVWFCLGLGILAGFAGRMFHCSFGQIIYSAPTWVWFCTAVLGAMSHLLLDGLTRSGVEPFSPVLAISIRGPLRTGSVFELPITGALLLALYRVL, encoded by the coding sequence ATGAGGGGTTACACGCACGCCGCAGCGGGCGCCTTGGCGGGGGCGCTCGTCGGACACTGCACGGGTGTTCCGGCCGGCGGGGCCGCGGCTCTCGGGGCGCTGGCCGCGCTGCTTCCCGATATAGACCATCCCGGCAGTATTATCGGCCGGCGGTTGAGACCGGCGTCGGTGCTGCTTGAAGTTGCCGCGGGGCATAGGACGATAACCCATACGGTATGGTTTTGTCTCGGCCTCGGTATTTTAGCGGGTTTTGCGGGCAGGATGTTTCATTGTTCGTTCGGGCAAATTATTTATTCCGCTCCAACCTGGGTATGGTTTTGCACAGCGGTCCTTGGGGCGATGTCCCATCTTTTGCTTGACGGTTTGACGCGCTCCGGCGTCGAACCCTTTTCGCCTGTTTTAGCAATTTCTATTCGCGGCCCCCTGCGTACAGGCAGTGTTTTTGAGCTGCCTATAACGGGGGCGCTATTGCTTGCGCTCTACAGGGTCCTCTAG